One window from the genome of Chroococcidiopsis sp. TS-821 encodes:
- the crtB gene encoding 15-cis-phytoene synthase CrtB: MLQLPDSLCMKKLASVEDAYQLCRQIMAKYAKTFYLATLLMSEEKRRAIWAIYAWCRRTDELVDGPAAAMTTPETLELWEQQLESVFAGHPVDDMDVALVDTIQQFPDLDIQPFRDMIAGQRMDLYRSRYETFEQLNLYCYRVAGTVGLMSTAIMGVEPANTTAAWQQNQAPHDPTPEAIALGIAKQLTNILRDVGEDARRGRIYLPQEDLERFGYSEEELFQGIVNDRWRELMRFQIERTRQIYAKAETGISYLSSDARLPVWAALMHYSQILNVIERNDYDVFRQRAYVTQVRKLRTLPIAWLRSQVL, from the coding sequence ATGCTGCAACTGCCTGATTCTTTGTGCATGAAAAAGCTCGCATCTGTAGAGGATGCATACCAACTTTGCCGTCAGATTATGGCAAAGTATGCTAAGACTTTTTACCTCGCCACACTACTGATGAGTGAGGAAAAACGTCGCGCAATCTGGGCAATCTATGCCTGGTGTCGCCGTACTGATGAATTGGTCGATGGTCCGGCTGCTGCGATGACAACGCCAGAAACGTTGGAATTGTGGGAACAGCAGTTAGAATCTGTGTTTGCGGGTCATCCTGTTGATGACATGGATGTTGCCTTAGTAGACACAATCCAGCAATTTCCCGATTTGGATATTCAACCGTTTCGGGACATGATTGCCGGACAACGAATGGATTTGTATCGCAGTCGCTATGAGACGTTTGAACAATTAAACCTTTACTGTTACCGAGTTGCGGGAACTGTAGGTTTGATGTCAACCGCGATCATGGGTGTTGAACCTGCGAACACCACTGCTGCGTGGCAACAAAATCAAGCACCGCACGACCCAACTCCAGAAGCGATCGCGCTAGGAATTGCTAAACAACTGACGAATATCTTGCGTGATGTCGGCGAAGATGCGCGTCGAGGACGTATTTATCTACCTCAAGAAGACCTCGAGCGTTTCGGTTATTCTGAAGAAGAACTCTTTCAAGGCATCGTCAACGATCGCTGGCGCGAACTGATGCGCTTCCAAATCGAGCGGACGCGACAGATTTATGCTAAAGCGGAAACCGGAATTAGTTATCTGTCTTCAGATGCGCGTCTTCCTGTGTGGGCAGCTTTAATGCATTACAGCCAAATATTGAATGTTATTGAACGTAACGACTACGATGTTTTTCGCCAACGTGCTTATGTCACGCAGGTACGAAAATTACGCACATTACCGATCGCGTGGTTGCGATCGCAGGTGCTGTAA
- a CDS encoding DUF4351 domain-containing protein, producing the protein MTPEVEARIRNLSIEQLENLGEVLLDFSDAADLVTWLEREAA; encoded by the coding sequence ATGACACCAGAAGTCGAAGCCAGAATTCGCAATTTATCGATTGAGCAGTTAGAAAATTTAGGTGAAGTCTTGCTAGATTTTTCAGATGCTGCTGATCTGGTGACTTGGTTGGAACGTGAAGCTGCTTGA
- the dnaK gene encoding molecular chaperone DnaK, which yields MGKVVGIDLGTTNSVVAVMEGGKPVVIANAEGMRTTPSVVSFSKDGERVVGEMARRQTVLNPQNTFYAVKRFIGRKYSELSPESKRVPYTIRRDEAGNVKIKCPRLDKEFAPEEISAMVLRKLVEDASRYLGEPITGAVLTVPAYFNDSQRQATRDAGRIAGLEVLRILNEPTAASLAYGLDKRENQTILVFDLGGGTFDVSILEVGDGVFEVKATSGDTQLGGNDFDKKIVDWLADQFLETEQVDLRRDRQALQRLTEAAEKAKIELSGVTVTDINLPFITATADGPKHLETRLTRSQFEGLCADLVARLRTPVKRALADANLRPSDIEEVVLVGGGTRMPMVQQLVRAMIGQEPNQNVNPDEVVAVGAAIQAGILGGEVKDILLLDVTPLSLGLETSNGVMKKLIPRNTTIPVRRSDIFSTASNNQTLVEIHVVQGEREMAADNKSLGRFKLTGIPPAPRGVPQIQVAFDIDANGILLVTAMDRTTGREQSITIQGASTLSEAEVQRMLQEAEQYAQSDRKRKEKVEKRTRAEALILQAERQLKEIGLDFGMQFARSRRQRIEAISRELREYLAEENDRGIDQAYADLQDAVYELNREVRQYFSEDEDDDLFGSIRRIFTGEDDWEPPIRETRSPYYNDRPRPTYNDRSSRPRPSYQDNWDDDDDNWL from the coding sequence ATGGGTAAAGTAGTCGGCATAGACCTTGGTACAACCAACTCAGTGGTAGCTGTCATGGAGGGTGGCAAGCCGGTGGTAATTGCCAATGCCGAAGGAATGCGGACTACGCCCTCGGTGGTAAGCTTTAGCAAAGACGGTGAGCGAGTTGTTGGCGAGATGGCACGGCGACAAACCGTTCTCAACCCTCAAAATACCTTCTACGCAGTTAAACGATTTATTGGTCGCAAATACAGCGAACTCAGCCCAGAATCAAAACGAGTGCCCTATACGATTCGGCGAGACGAAGCAGGAAACGTCAAAATCAAATGTCCGCGCTTAGACAAAGAATTTGCACCAGAAGAAATCAGCGCGATGGTGCTACGCAAACTCGTAGAAGACGCTAGCCGCTATTTAGGCGAACCGATAACAGGCGCAGTCCTGACAGTACCCGCATACTTTAACGATTCGCAACGACAAGCGACACGCGATGCTGGGCGCATTGCAGGTTTAGAAGTGTTGCGGATACTCAATGAACCAACGGCGGCATCTTTAGCATACGGCTTAGATAAGCGAGAAAACCAAACGATTTTGGTGTTCGATTTAGGTGGTGGCACCTTTGACGTATCGATTTTAGAAGTTGGCGATGGAGTATTCGAGGTCAAAGCCACCAGTGGCGATACTCAGCTTGGCGGTAATGATTTCGATAAAAAAATTGTTGACTGGCTGGCGGATCAGTTTTTGGAAACCGAACAAGTCGATTTAAGACGCGATCGCCAAGCGCTGCAACGCCTCACTGAAGCTGCTGAAAAAGCCAAAATCGAACTTTCGGGCGTCACAGTCACTGACATCAATTTACCCTTTATCACGGCGACGGCAGATGGACCTAAACACCTCGAAACGCGCCTAACGCGATCGCAGTTCGAAGGTCTTTGCGCTGACTTAGTGGCACGATTGCGGACACCCGTAAAACGCGCGCTAGCAGATGCAAATCTCCGCCCGTCAGATATTGAAGAAGTCGTCCTTGTGGGCGGCGGTACGCGAATGCCAATGGTACAACAACTCGTCCGCGCGATGATCGGTCAAGAACCAAACCAAAATGTCAACCCTGACGAGGTTGTTGCAGTCGGTGCCGCGATTCAAGCTGGAATTCTCGGCGGCGAAGTTAAAGACATTCTGCTATTAGATGTTACGCCGCTGTCGTTAGGGCTAGAAACGAGTAACGGCGTGATGAAAAAGCTCATTCCCCGTAACACGACAATTCCTGTACGGCGATCGGATATATTTTCTACCGCAAGTAATAATCAAACGTTGGTGGAAATCCACGTAGTGCAGGGCGAACGCGAAATGGCAGCTGATAATAAATCATTGGGGAGGTTTAAGCTGACGGGAATTCCTCCCGCACCACGAGGCGTACCGCAAATTCAAGTCGCATTTGATATCGATGCGAATGGTATTTTATTAGTGACCGCGATGGATCGAACCACAGGTCGCGAACAAAGTATCACAATTCAAGGTGCTTCGACACTCAGCGAAGCAGAAGTGCAGCGAATGCTTCAAGAAGCCGAACAATACGCGCAATCTGACCGCAAACGCAAAGAGAAAGTCGAAAAGCGCACGCGGGCGGAAGCTCTGATTTTACAAGCAGAACGCCAACTCAAAGAAATTGGTTTGGACTTTGGGATGCAGTTTGCGCGCAGTCGCAGACAACGCATCGAAGCGATTAGCCGCGAATTACGCGAATATCTTGCGGAAGAAAATGACCGAGGAATTGACCAAGCTTACGCCGATCTTCAAGACGCGGTTTACGAACTCAATCGCGAAGTTCGACAATACTTTAGCGAGGACGAAGATGATGACTTGTTCGGGTCGATTCGTCGCATCTTCACTGGTGAAGACGATTGGGAACCACCAATCCGCGAGACGCGTTCTCCATACTATAACGACAGACCAAGACCAACTTATAATGACAGGTCAAGTAGACCGCGTCCGTCGTACCAAGATAACTGGGATGACGACGATGACAACTGGCTGTAA
- a CDS encoding DnaJ C-terminal domain-containing protein — protein MQNVQNFRNYYEILGVPKDATNEEIKKVFRRLARQYHPDLNPGNKEAEEKFKDINEAYEILSDQTKRAQYDEYSSHWKKGFWGKQTARAKSWSDNRRGTGDVDYDQFSDFNTFIDQVLGRRKERNGKNTPPPPSSPPRDPFRPGTTRTAYTISSRSSRRDVEAKLTLPLEKAYQGGLERIRLEDGRSLEIDMPAGMVTGQTIRLREQGLGGGDLYLKIAVSPHPFFKLEGYDVAIQVPITPSEAALGIPVEVPTLDGWVKMNIPPGVKSGQRLRLANKGYPDEQGKRGDQLVEIQIVVPKNLSPEERELYEKLNQIETYNPRDDLPV, from the coding sequence ATGCAAAACGTGCAAAACTTTCGGAACTATTACGAAATTTTAGGAGTACCTAAAGACGCAACTAATGAGGAGATAAAGAAGGTTTTCCGACGGTTAGCGCGACAATACCATCCTGACTTAAATCCAGGAAATAAAGAAGCCGAGGAAAAATTTAAAGATATCAACGAAGCTTACGAAATTCTTTCTGACCAAACGAAACGGGCACAATACGACGAATACAGCAGTCACTGGAAAAAAGGATTTTGGGGAAAGCAAACAGCGCGCGCGAAATCTTGGAGTGATAATCGCCGTGGTACAGGCGATGTCGATTACGATCAGTTTTCTGATTTTAATACCTTCATTGACCAAGTTCTCGGACGTCGTAAAGAAAGAAACGGCAAAAATACTCCGCCACCGCCGAGTAGTCCGCCACGCGATCCTTTTCGTCCTGGAACAACGCGAACTGCTTATACGATTTCTTCGCGTTCGAGTCGTCGCGATGTGGAAGCTAAGCTAACTCTACCTTTAGAAAAAGCCTATCAAGGTGGGTTAGAGCGAATTCGCTTGGAAGATGGGCGATCGCTCGAAATTGATATGCCTGCGGGAATGGTAACAGGTCAAACGATCCGCCTGCGCGAGCAAGGTCTTGGTGGTGGGGATCTCTATTTGAAGATCGCAGTTTCTCCGCATCCATTTTTTAAGCTTGAAGGATATGACGTGGCAATTCAAGTGCCCATAACTCCTAGTGAAGCCGCGTTGGGAATTCCTGTAGAAGTCCCGACTTTGGACGGTTGGGTGAAAATGAACATTCCTCCAGGGGTCAAATCGGGTCAAAGATTGCGTTTGGCAAATAAAGGCTATCCTGACGAACAAGGTAAACGCGGCGACCAATTAGTCGAAATTCAAATCGTCGTCCCTAAGAATTTGAGTCCTGAAGAACGAGAACTCTACGAAAAACTAAATCAAATTGAAACTTACAACCCCCGCGATGATTTACCGGTGTAA
- a CDS encoding iron ABC transporter substrate-binding protein, translated as MRRRKFIYLAGLAGATGSIAIACADNQTTTTTTSPAATPATPAALENELVIYSGRNEQLIGPMIDRFRQETNANVQVRYGDTAELAATILEEGNNSPADIFFGQDAGALGALQQEGRTTQIPENLLNQVDSRYRSPEGQWIGITGRVRTVDYNTNLVQAAELPQSIFGFTEPTWRDRIGWAPTNGSFQAFVTALRVSQGEDQARKWLEGIRANNPRVFPNNTSILEGLTRGEVGVGFVNHYYLERIKRENPQVPVEHHFTNDVGSLVNVAGVAILNSARHPNIAQRFVEYLLSADAQNYFATETREYPLASGVTPAGDLIPLSQIESQTPEINLSDLRDLEGTLQLLQQTQVL; from the coding sequence ATGAGACGTCGTAAGTTTATATATCTAGCAGGATTAGCAGGTGCAACGGGAAGCATTGCGATCGCCTGCGCTGATAACCAGACAACTACCACAACCACATCACCCGCTGCTACACCAGCTACACCTGCAGCCTTAGAAAACGAATTAGTAATCTACTCAGGGCGTAACGAACAATTAATTGGTCCGATGATCGACCGATTTAGACAAGAAACCAACGCTAATGTCCAAGTTCGTTATGGTGATACGGCAGAACTGGCGGCAACAATTTTAGAAGAAGGTAATAATAGTCCAGCCGATATTTTCTTTGGACAAGACGCAGGGGCACTAGGTGCACTACAACAAGAAGGAAGAACCACACAAATACCGGAAAACCTGTTAAATCAAGTAGATAGCCGCTATCGTTCGCCTGAAGGTCAATGGATTGGCATTACAGGTAGAGTACGAACCGTTGATTACAACACCAACTTGGTACAAGCGGCAGAACTACCACAATCAATCTTTGGCTTCACCGAGCCGACTTGGAGAGATAGAATCGGTTGGGCACCCACTAATGGCTCATTTCAGGCTTTCGTCACGGCTTTGCGCGTCTCTCAGGGAGAAGACCAAGCAAGGAAATGGTTAGAAGGTATTCGTGCTAATAATCCCAGAGTTTTCCCAAATAACACTTCTATTTTAGAAGGCTTGACTCGTGGAGAAGTCGGCGTAGGCTTTGTCAACCACTACTACTTAGAACGAATCAAGCGAGAAAATCCGCAAGTTCCTGTAGAACACCATTTTACAAACGACGTTGGTTCATTAGTTAACGTTGCCGGTGTCGCTATTCTCAATTCAGCAAGACATCCTAACATTGCGCAGCGGTTTGTAGAATACTTGTTAAGTGCTGATGCCCAAAATTATTTTGCAACCGAAACGAGAGAGTATCCTTTAGCTTCCGGAGTCACGCCAGCAGGCGATTTGATACCCCTTAGCCAGATTGAAAGTCAAACTCCTGAAATAAATCTGAGTGACTTGAGAGACTTAGAAGGAACATTGCAGCTGTTGCAGCAAACGCAAGTCTTGTAA